One region of Corvus moneduloides isolate bCorMon1 chromosome 33, bCorMon1.pri, whole genome shotgun sequence genomic DNA includes:
- the TRIM28 gene encoding transcription intermediary factor 1-beta isoform X2: protein MSVPLPVAVGNGPEATGAEPPEPLELLELCGACRERLSPQREPRLLPCLHSVCRGCLGAAPGAAGSDGQVFGCPVCHQQCPLGDIMENFFLQDSGAGPALGQGSRQSCTSCEDNAAATSFCLECAEPLCETCVGAHQRVRYTRDHTVRALGGAVPRAGAVQCPAHPAEPLELFCSTCDTLTCRDCHLGTHRDHQSQFLEDAVREQRSVLAALVQRLGDKHAVLQRSTKELRGFIRRVTDVQKRVQVEVKMAILQIMKELNKRGKVLVSDAQRVTEGQQEKLEQQHRAMSKVQRQQEHVLRFAARALGSPHSTALLLSRRLIHSQLLRALRVIVEPVEPQGDMKFQWDLHAWTKSAESFGTIISEHPLPPSLSPPPSLSPPPAASPRNPSPASQGPPQATVVSGGQVTPELLLQEQEPPWTPPCGAEGLECPPQLSPPHLDPQLTETPELATSPPENAITGVRRRKPGNSPREEKFVKKLLIKRRGPPGAQGSPLLPKVPRVSLERLELDLELDPAQPPVFRIFPGPSAEEFSVIVIEQGTPGTAGTAGTAGTAGTAGTAGTAGTAQPHGALRVKVSDPRLRPVSTVPLPTQEEQQESPIGDTGDTGDTKPVGLLPPPPVELGPATGSSPGPGLPVVPAVPGMPVIPGMLGVSCCRVCGQAGAVVMCDRCQRCFHLHCHLPALQDVPSPEWTCLLCQELPSPSLDVEQGPPHKMSPLDQQKCEYVLLELLCHEPCRPLQRLSSSPDSRDAIDLTLMRARLQEKLSPHYRSPEEFARDGWRLLRQFHQLTEDKADVQSILGLQRFLESRLSTVFGDQKFSRLLVDPEESLELSPGC, encoded by the exons ATGTCGGTGCCGCTGCCGGTGGCGGTCGGGAACGGCCCCGAGGCGACGGGAGCGGAGCCGCCGgagcccctggagctgctggagctctgcggCGCCTGCCGGGAGCGGCTCAGCCCCCAGCGGGAACCGCGGTTGCTGCCTTGCCTGCACTCCGTGTGCCGGGGCTGCCTCGGGGCcgcgccgggagccgccggcaGCGACGggcagg TGTTTGGCTGCCCCGTGTGCCACCAGCAGTGTCCCCTCGGTGACATCATGGAGAACTTCTTCCTGCAGGACAGCGGGGCTGGGCCAGCCCTCGgccagggcagcaggcag agCTGCACCAGCTGTGAGGACAATGCAGCGGCCACCAGCTTCTGCCTGGAGTGCGCGGAGCCGCTGTGTGAGACCTGCGTGGGGGCCCATCAGAGGGTCAGGTACACCCGGGACCACACCGTGCGGGCCTTGG GCGGGGCGGTGCCGCGGGCCGGGGCCGTGCAGTGCCCGGCGCACCCTGCGGAGCCgctggagctgttctgcagcaCGTGTGACACCCTCACGTGCCGGGACTGTCACCTGGGCACCCACCGCGACCACCA GTCTCAGTTCCTGGAGGACGCGGTGCGGGAGCAGCGCTCGGTGCTGGCGGCGCTGGTGCAGCGCCTGGGGGACAAACACGCCGTGCTGCAGCGCTCCACCAAGGAGCTGCGTGGCTT CATCCGGCGGGTGACGGACGTGCAGAAGCGGGTGCAGGTGGAGGTGAAGATGGCCATCCTGCAGATCATGAAGGAGCTCAACAAGCGCGGCAAGGTGCTGGTCAGCGACGCCCAG cGGGTGACcgaggggcagcaggagaagctggagcagcagcaccgggCCATGAGCAAAGTGCAGCGGCAGCAGGAGCACGTCCTGCGCTTCGCGGCGCGCGCCCTCGGCAGCCCCCACAGCACcgccctgctgctctccaggaggctg ATCCACTCGCAGCTGCTCCGGGCGCTTCGGGTCATCGTGGAGCCTGTGGAGCCCCAGGGGGACATGAAATTCCAGTGGGACCTGCACGCCTGGACCAAGAGCGCCGAGAGCTTTG GCACCATCATTTCGGAGCATCCCCTCCCCCCCTCGCTGAGCCCCCCGCCCTCGCTGAGCCCcccccctgctgccagcccccgGAACCCCTCCCCCGCCTCACAG GGCCCCCCCCAGGCCACGGTGGTGAGTGGGGGACAGGTGACCCccgagctgctcctgcaggagcaggagccccCCTGGACCCCTCCCTGTGGGGCCGAGGGGCTGGAATGTCCCCCCCAGCTGTCCCCCCCCCACCTGGACCCGCAGCTGACCGAGACCCCCGAGCTGG CCACCAGCCCCCCTGAAAACGCCATCACTGGAGTGAGGAG GAGGAAACCCGGGAATTCTCCCAGGGAGGAGAAGTTCGTTAAGAAGCTGCTCATTAAGCG gaGGGGCCCCCCCGGGGCCCAGGGCAGCCCCCTGCTCCCAAAGGTGCCGCGGGTGAGCCTGGAGCGCCTGGAGCTGGACCTGGAGCTGGACCCGGCCCAGCCGCCCGTGTTCCGCATCTTCCCGGGGCCCTCAGCCGAGGAGTTCAGCGTCATCGTCATCGAGCAGGGGACgccggggacagcggggacagcagggacagcggggacagcagggacagcggggacagcagggacagcggggacgGCGCAGCCACACGGAGCCCTCCGTGTCAAGGTGAGCGACCCCCGTCTCCGTCCAGTGTCCactgtccccctccccacccag gaggagcagcaggaatcgCCCAtcggggacaccggggacaccggggacaccaAACCCGTGGGgctgctcccccctcccccggtGGAGCTGGGCCCTGCCACAGGATCCTCCCCGGGCCCGGGGCTCCCGGTGGTCCCGGCGGTCCCAGGGATGCCGGTGATCCCAGGAATGCTGGGGGTCTCGTGCTGCCGCGTGTGCGGCCAGGCGGGGGCCGTGGTGATGTGCGACCGCTGCCAGCGCTGCTTCCACCTGCACTGCCACCTGCCCGCCCTGCAGGATGTGCCCAG CCCCGAGTGGACGTgtttgctgtgccaggagctgccctcACCCAGCCTGGACGTGGAGCAGGGACCCCCCCACAAAATGAGCCCCCTGGACCAGCAG AAGTGCGAGTAcgtcctgctggagctgctgtgccacgAGCCCTGCCGGCCCCTCCAGCGCCTCTCTAGCTCCCCG GACAGCCGGGACGCCATCGACCTGACGCTGATGCGGGCGCGGCTCCAGGAGAAGCTGAGCCCCCACTACCGGAGCCCCGAGGAGTTCGCCCGGGACGGCTGGCGGCTGCTCCGGCAATTCCATCAGCTCACCGAG GACAAGGCAGACGTTCAGTCCATCCTGGGGCTCCAGCGTTTCCTCGAGAGCCGCCTCAGCACTGTCTTTGGAGACCAAAAGTTCTCGCGGCTCCTGGTGGATCCCGAGGAATCCCTggagctgtccccaggatgCTGA
- the TRIM28 gene encoding transcription intermediary factor 1-beta isoform X1 produces the protein MSVPLPVAVGNGPEATGAEPPEPLELLELCGACRERLSPQREPRLLPCLHSVCRGCLGAAPGAAGSDGQVFGCPVCHQQCPLGDIMENFFLQDSGAGPALGQGSRQRVPCPQSCTSCEDNAAATSFCLECAEPLCETCVGAHQRVRYTRDHTVRALGGAVPRAGAVQCPAHPAEPLELFCSTCDTLTCRDCHLGTHRDHQSQFLEDAVREQRSVLAALVQRLGDKHAVLQRSTKELRGFIRRVTDVQKRVQVEVKMAILQIMKELNKRGKVLVSDAQRVTEGQQEKLEQQHRAMSKVQRQQEHVLRFAARALGSPHSTALLLSRRLIHSQLLRALRVIVEPVEPQGDMKFQWDLHAWTKSAESFGTIISEHPLPPSLSPPPSLSPPPAASPRNPSPASQGPPQATVVSGGQVTPELLLQEQEPPWTPPCGAEGLECPPQLSPPHLDPQLTETPELATSPPENAITGVRRRKPGNSPREEKFVKKLLIKRRGPPGAQGSPLLPKVPRVSLERLELDLELDPAQPPVFRIFPGPSAEEFSVIVIEQGTPGTAGTAGTAGTAGTAGTAGTAGTAQPHGALRVKVSDPRLRPVSTVPLPTQEEQQESPIGDTGDTGDTKPVGLLPPPPVELGPATGSSPGPGLPVVPAVPGMPVIPGMLGVSCCRVCGQAGAVVMCDRCQRCFHLHCHLPALQDVPSPEWTCLLCQELPSPSLDVEQGPPHKMSPLDQQKCEYVLLELLCHEPCRPLQRLSSSPDSRDAIDLTLMRARLQEKLSPHYRSPEEFARDGWRLLRQFHQLTEDKADVQSILGLQRFLESRLSTVFGDQKFSRLLVDPEESLELSPGC, from the exons ATGTCGGTGCCGCTGCCGGTGGCGGTCGGGAACGGCCCCGAGGCGACGGGAGCGGAGCCGCCGgagcccctggagctgctggagctctgcggCGCCTGCCGGGAGCGGCTCAGCCCCCAGCGGGAACCGCGGTTGCTGCCTTGCCTGCACTCCGTGTGCCGGGGCTGCCTCGGGGCcgcgccgggagccgccggcaGCGACGggcagg TGTTTGGCTGCCCCGTGTGCCACCAGCAGTGTCCCCTCGGTGACATCATGGAGAACTTCTTCCTGCAGGACAGCGGGGCTGGGCCAGCCCTCGgccagggcagcaggcag cgtgtcccttgtccccagagCTGCACCAGCTGTGAGGACAATGCAGCGGCCACCAGCTTCTGCCTGGAGTGCGCGGAGCCGCTGTGTGAGACCTGCGTGGGGGCCCATCAGAGGGTCAGGTACACCCGGGACCACACCGTGCGGGCCTTGG GCGGGGCGGTGCCGCGGGCCGGGGCCGTGCAGTGCCCGGCGCACCCTGCGGAGCCgctggagctgttctgcagcaCGTGTGACACCCTCACGTGCCGGGACTGTCACCTGGGCACCCACCGCGACCACCA GTCTCAGTTCCTGGAGGACGCGGTGCGGGAGCAGCGCTCGGTGCTGGCGGCGCTGGTGCAGCGCCTGGGGGACAAACACGCCGTGCTGCAGCGCTCCACCAAGGAGCTGCGTGGCTT CATCCGGCGGGTGACGGACGTGCAGAAGCGGGTGCAGGTGGAGGTGAAGATGGCCATCCTGCAGATCATGAAGGAGCTCAACAAGCGCGGCAAGGTGCTGGTCAGCGACGCCCAG cGGGTGACcgaggggcagcaggagaagctggagcagcagcaccgggCCATGAGCAAAGTGCAGCGGCAGCAGGAGCACGTCCTGCGCTTCGCGGCGCGCGCCCTCGGCAGCCCCCACAGCACcgccctgctgctctccaggaggctg ATCCACTCGCAGCTGCTCCGGGCGCTTCGGGTCATCGTGGAGCCTGTGGAGCCCCAGGGGGACATGAAATTCCAGTGGGACCTGCACGCCTGGACCAAGAGCGCCGAGAGCTTTG GCACCATCATTTCGGAGCATCCCCTCCCCCCCTCGCTGAGCCCCCCGCCCTCGCTGAGCCCcccccctgctgccagcccccgGAACCCCTCCCCCGCCTCACAG GGCCCCCCCCAGGCCACGGTGGTGAGTGGGGGACAGGTGACCCccgagctgctcctgcaggagcaggagccccCCTGGACCCCTCCCTGTGGGGCCGAGGGGCTGGAATGTCCCCCCCAGCTGTCCCCCCCCCACCTGGACCCGCAGCTGACCGAGACCCCCGAGCTGG CCACCAGCCCCCCTGAAAACGCCATCACTGGAGTGAGGAG GAGGAAACCCGGGAATTCTCCCAGGGAGGAGAAGTTCGTTAAGAAGCTGCTCATTAAGCG gaGGGGCCCCCCCGGGGCCCAGGGCAGCCCCCTGCTCCCAAAGGTGCCGCGGGTGAGCCTGGAGCGCCTGGAGCTGGACCTGGAGCTGGACCCGGCCCAGCCGCCCGTGTTCCGCATCTTCCCGGGGCCCTCAGCCGAGGAGTTCAGCGTCATCGTCATCGAGCAGGGGACgccggggacagcggggacagcagggacagcggggacagcagggacagcggggacagcagggacagcggggacgGCGCAGCCACACGGAGCCCTCCGTGTCAAGGTGAGCGACCCCCGTCTCCGTCCAGTGTCCactgtccccctccccacccag gaggagcagcaggaatcgCCCAtcggggacaccggggacaccggggacaccaAACCCGTGGGgctgctcccccctcccccggtGGAGCTGGGCCCTGCCACAGGATCCTCCCCGGGCCCGGGGCTCCCGGTGGTCCCGGCGGTCCCAGGGATGCCGGTGATCCCAGGAATGCTGGGGGTCTCGTGCTGCCGCGTGTGCGGCCAGGCGGGGGCCGTGGTGATGTGCGACCGCTGCCAGCGCTGCTTCCACCTGCACTGCCACCTGCCCGCCCTGCAGGATGTGCCCAG CCCCGAGTGGACGTgtttgctgtgccaggagctgccctcACCCAGCCTGGACGTGGAGCAGGGACCCCCCCACAAAATGAGCCCCCTGGACCAGCAG AAGTGCGAGTAcgtcctgctggagctgctgtgccacgAGCCCTGCCGGCCCCTCCAGCGCCTCTCTAGCTCCCCG GACAGCCGGGACGCCATCGACCTGACGCTGATGCGGGCGCGGCTCCAGGAGAAGCTGAGCCCCCACTACCGGAGCCCCGAGGAGTTCGCCCGGGACGGCTGGCGGCTGCTCCGGCAATTCCATCAGCTCACCGAG GACAAGGCAGACGTTCAGTCCATCCTGGGGCTCCAGCGTTTCCTCGAGAGCCGCCTCAGCACTGTCTTTGGAGACCAAAAGTTCTCGCGGCTCCTGGTGGATCCCGAGGAATCCCTggagctgtccccaggatgCTGA
- the TRIM28 gene encoding transcription intermediary factor 1-beta isoform X5 has protein sequence MSVPLPVAVGNGPEATGAEPPEPLELLELCGACRERLSPQREPRLLPCLHSVCRGCLGAAPGAAGSDGQVFGCPVCHQQCPLGDIMENFFLQDSGAGPALGQGSRQSCTSCEDNAAATSFCLECAEPLCETCVGAHQRVRYTRDHTVRALGGAVPRAGAVQCPAHPAEPLELFCSTCDTLTCRDCHLGTHRDHQSQFLEDAVREQRSVLAALVQRLGDKHAVLQRSTKELRGFIRRVTDVQKRVQVEVKMAILQIMKELNKRGKVLVSDAQRVTEGQQEKLEQQHRAMSKVQRQQEHVLRFAARALGSPHSTALLLSRRLIHSQLLRALRVIVEPVEPQGDMKFQWDLHAWTKSAESFGTIISEHPLPPSLSPPPSLSPPPAASPRNPSPASQGPPQATVVSGGQVTPELLLQEQEPPWTPPCGAEGLECPPQLSPPHLDPQLTETPELATSPPENAITGVRRRKPGNSPREEKFVKKLLIKRRGPPGAQGSPLLPKVPRVSLERLELDLELDPAQPPVFRIFPGPSAEEFSVIVIEQGTPGTAGTAGTAGTAGTAGTAGTAGTAQPHGALRVKEEQQESPIGDTGDTGDTKPVGLLPPPPVELGPATGSSPGPGLPVVPAVPGMPVIPGMLGVSCCRVCGQAGAVVMCDRCQRCFHLHCHLPALQDVPSPEWTCLLCQELPSPSLDVEQGPPHKMSPLDQQKCEYVLLELLCHEPCRPLQRLSSSPDSRDAIDLTLMRARLQEKLSPHYRSPEEFARDGWRLLRQFHQLTEDKADVQSILGLQRFLESRLSTVFGDQKFSRLLVDPEESLELSPGC, from the exons ATGTCGGTGCCGCTGCCGGTGGCGGTCGGGAACGGCCCCGAGGCGACGGGAGCGGAGCCGCCGgagcccctggagctgctggagctctgcggCGCCTGCCGGGAGCGGCTCAGCCCCCAGCGGGAACCGCGGTTGCTGCCTTGCCTGCACTCCGTGTGCCGGGGCTGCCTCGGGGCcgcgccgggagccgccggcaGCGACGggcagg TGTTTGGCTGCCCCGTGTGCCACCAGCAGTGTCCCCTCGGTGACATCATGGAGAACTTCTTCCTGCAGGACAGCGGGGCTGGGCCAGCCCTCGgccagggcagcaggcag agCTGCACCAGCTGTGAGGACAATGCAGCGGCCACCAGCTTCTGCCTGGAGTGCGCGGAGCCGCTGTGTGAGACCTGCGTGGGGGCCCATCAGAGGGTCAGGTACACCCGGGACCACACCGTGCGGGCCTTGG GCGGGGCGGTGCCGCGGGCCGGGGCCGTGCAGTGCCCGGCGCACCCTGCGGAGCCgctggagctgttctgcagcaCGTGTGACACCCTCACGTGCCGGGACTGTCACCTGGGCACCCACCGCGACCACCA GTCTCAGTTCCTGGAGGACGCGGTGCGGGAGCAGCGCTCGGTGCTGGCGGCGCTGGTGCAGCGCCTGGGGGACAAACACGCCGTGCTGCAGCGCTCCACCAAGGAGCTGCGTGGCTT CATCCGGCGGGTGACGGACGTGCAGAAGCGGGTGCAGGTGGAGGTGAAGATGGCCATCCTGCAGATCATGAAGGAGCTCAACAAGCGCGGCAAGGTGCTGGTCAGCGACGCCCAG cGGGTGACcgaggggcagcaggagaagctggagcagcagcaccgggCCATGAGCAAAGTGCAGCGGCAGCAGGAGCACGTCCTGCGCTTCGCGGCGCGCGCCCTCGGCAGCCCCCACAGCACcgccctgctgctctccaggaggctg ATCCACTCGCAGCTGCTCCGGGCGCTTCGGGTCATCGTGGAGCCTGTGGAGCCCCAGGGGGACATGAAATTCCAGTGGGACCTGCACGCCTGGACCAAGAGCGCCGAGAGCTTTG GCACCATCATTTCGGAGCATCCCCTCCCCCCCTCGCTGAGCCCCCCGCCCTCGCTGAGCCCcccccctgctgccagcccccgGAACCCCTCCCCCGCCTCACAG GGCCCCCCCCAGGCCACGGTGGTGAGTGGGGGACAGGTGACCCccgagctgctcctgcaggagcaggagccccCCTGGACCCCTCCCTGTGGGGCCGAGGGGCTGGAATGTCCCCCCCAGCTGTCCCCCCCCCACCTGGACCCGCAGCTGACCGAGACCCCCGAGCTGG CCACCAGCCCCCCTGAAAACGCCATCACTGGAGTGAGGAG GAGGAAACCCGGGAATTCTCCCAGGGAGGAGAAGTTCGTTAAGAAGCTGCTCATTAAGCG gaGGGGCCCCCCCGGGGCCCAGGGCAGCCCCCTGCTCCCAAAGGTGCCGCGGGTGAGCCTGGAGCGCCTGGAGCTGGACCTGGAGCTGGACCCGGCCCAGCCGCCCGTGTTCCGCATCTTCCCGGGGCCCTCAGCCGAGGAGTTCAGCGTCATCGTCATCGAGCAGGGGACgccggggacagcggggacagcagggacagcggggacagcagggacagcggggacagcagggacagcggggacgGCGCAGCCACACGGAGCCCTCCGTGTCAAG gaggagcagcaggaatcgCCCAtcggggacaccggggacaccggggacaccaAACCCGTGGGgctgctcccccctcccccggtGGAGCTGGGCCCTGCCACAGGATCCTCCCCGGGCCCGGGGCTCCCGGTGGTCCCGGCGGTCCCAGGGATGCCGGTGATCCCAGGAATGCTGGGGGTCTCGTGCTGCCGCGTGTGCGGCCAGGCGGGGGCCGTGGTGATGTGCGACCGCTGCCAGCGCTGCTTCCACCTGCACTGCCACCTGCCCGCCCTGCAGGATGTGCCCAG CCCCGAGTGGACGTgtttgctgtgccaggagctgccctcACCCAGCCTGGACGTGGAGCAGGGACCCCCCCACAAAATGAGCCCCCTGGACCAGCAG AAGTGCGAGTAcgtcctgctggagctgctgtgccacgAGCCCTGCCGGCCCCTCCAGCGCCTCTCTAGCTCCCCG GACAGCCGGGACGCCATCGACCTGACGCTGATGCGGGCGCGGCTCCAGGAGAAGCTGAGCCCCCACTACCGGAGCCCCGAGGAGTTCGCCCGGGACGGCTGGCGGCTGCTCCGGCAATTCCATCAGCTCACCGAG GACAAGGCAGACGTTCAGTCCATCCTGGGGCTCCAGCGTTTCCTCGAGAGCCGCCTCAGCACTGTCTTTGGAGACCAAAAGTTCTCGCGGCTCCTGGTGGATCCCGAGGAATCCCTggagctgtccccaggatgCTGA
- the TRIM28 gene encoding transcription intermediary factor 1-beta isoform X3, whose product MSVPLPVAVGNGPEATGAEPPEPLELLELCGACRERLSPQREPRLLPCLHSVCRGCLGAAPGAAGSDGQVFGCPVCHQQCPLGDIMENFFLQDSGAGPALGQGSRQRVPCPQSCTSCEDNAAATSFCLECAEPLCETCVGAHQRVRYTRDHTVRALGGAVPRAGAVQCPAHPAEPLELFCSTCDTLTCRDCHLGTHRDHQSQFLEDAVREQRSVLAALVQRLGDKHAVLQRSTKELRGFIRRVTDVQKRVQVEVKMAILQIMKELNKRGKVLVSDAQRVTEGQQEKLEQQHRAMSKVQRQQEHVLRFAARALGSPHSTALLLSRRLIHSQLLRALRVIVEPVEPQGDMKFQWDLHAWTKSAESFGTIISEHPLPPSLSPPPSLSPPPAASPRNPSPASQGPPQATVVSGGQVTPELLLQEQEPPWTPPCGAEGLECPPQLSPPHLDPQLTETPELATSPPENAITGVRRRKPGNSPREEKFVKKLLIKRRGPPGAQGSPLLPKVPRVSLERLELDLELDPAQPPVFRIFPGPSAEEFSVIVIEQGTPGTAGTAGTAGTAGTAGTAGTAGTAQPHGALRVKEEQQESPIGDTGDTGDTKPVGLLPPPPVELGPATGSSPGPGLPVVPAVPGMPVIPGMLGVSCCRVCGQAGAVVMCDRCQRCFHLHCHLPALQDVPSPEWTCLLCQELPSPSLDVEQGPPHKMSPLDQQKCEYVLLELLCHEPCRPLQRLSSSPDSRDAIDLTLMRARLQEKLSPHYRSPEEFARDGWRLLRQFHQLTEDKADVQSILGLQRFLESRLSTVFGDQKFSRLLVDPEESLELSPGC is encoded by the exons ATGTCGGTGCCGCTGCCGGTGGCGGTCGGGAACGGCCCCGAGGCGACGGGAGCGGAGCCGCCGgagcccctggagctgctggagctctgcggCGCCTGCCGGGAGCGGCTCAGCCCCCAGCGGGAACCGCGGTTGCTGCCTTGCCTGCACTCCGTGTGCCGGGGCTGCCTCGGGGCcgcgccgggagccgccggcaGCGACGggcagg TGTTTGGCTGCCCCGTGTGCCACCAGCAGTGTCCCCTCGGTGACATCATGGAGAACTTCTTCCTGCAGGACAGCGGGGCTGGGCCAGCCCTCGgccagggcagcaggcag cgtgtcccttgtccccagagCTGCACCAGCTGTGAGGACAATGCAGCGGCCACCAGCTTCTGCCTGGAGTGCGCGGAGCCGCTGTGTGAGACCTGCGTGGGGGCCCATCAGAGGGTCAGGTACACCCGGGACCACACCGTGCGGGCCTTGG GCGGGGCGGTGCCGCGGGCCGGGGCCGTGCAGTGCCCGGCGCACCCTGCGGAGCCgctggagctgttctgcagcaCGTGTGACACCCTCACGTGCCGGGACTGTCACCTGGGCACCCACCGCGACCACCA GTCTCAGTTCCTGGAGGACGCGGTGCGGGAGCAGCGCTCGGTGCTGGCGGCGCTGGTGCAGCGCCTGGGGGACAAACACGCCGTGCTGCAGCGCTCCACCAAGGAGCTGCGTGGCTT CATCCGGCGGGTGACGGACGTGCAGAAGCGGGTGCAGGTGGAGGTGAAGATGGCCATCCTGCAGATCATGAAGGAGCTCAACAAGCGCGGCAAGGTGCTGGTCAGCGACGCCCAG cGGGTGACcgaggggcagcaggagaagctggagcagcagcaccgggCCATGAGCAAAGTGCAGCGGCAGCAGGAGCACGTCCTGCGCTTCGCGGCGCGCGCCCTCGGCAGCCCCCACAGCACcgccctgctgctctccaggaggctg ATCCACTCGCAGCTGCTCCGGGCGCTTCGGGTCATCGTGGAGCCTGTGGAGCCCCAGGGGGACATGAAATTCCAGTGGGACCTGCACGCCTGGACCAAGAGCGCCGAGAGCTTTG GCACCATCATTTCGGAGCATCCCCTCCCCCCCTCGCTGAGCCCCCCGCCCTCGCTGAGCCCcccccctgctgccagcccccgGAACCCCTCCCCCGCCTCACAG GGCCCCCCCCAGGCCACGGTGGTGAGTGGGGGACAGGTGACCCccgagctgctcctgcaggagcaggagccccCCTGGACCCCTCCCTGTGGGGCCGAGGGGCTGGAATGTCCCCCCCAGCTGTCCCCCCCCCACCTGGACCCGCAGCTGACCGAGACCCCCGAGCTGG CCACCAGCCCCCCTGAAAACGCCATCACTGGAGTGAGGAG GAGGAAACCCGGGAATTCTCCCAGGGAGGAGAAGTTCGTTAAGAAGCTGCTCATTAAGCG gaGGGGCCCCCCCGGGGCCCAGGGCAGCCCCCTGCTCCCAAAGGTGCCGCGGGTGAGCCTGGAGCGCCTGGAGCTGGACCTGGAGCTGGACCCGGCCCAGCCGCCCGTGTTCCGCATCTTCCCGGGGCCCTCAGCCGAGGAGTTCAGCGTCATCGTCATCGAGCAGGGGACgccggggacagcggggacagcagggacagcggggacagcagggacagcggggacagcagggacagcggggacgGCGCAGCCACACGGAGCCCTCCGTGTCAAG gaggagcagcaggaatcgCCCAtcggggacaccggggacaccggggacaccaAACCCGTGGGgctgctcccccctcccccggtGGAGCTGGGCCCTGCCACAGGATCCTCCCCGGGCCCGGGGCTCCCGGTGGTCCCGGCGGTCCCAGGGATGCCGGTGATCCCAGGAATGCTGGGGGTCTCGTGCTGCCGCGTGTGCGGCCAGGCGGGGGCCGTGGTGATGTGCGACCGCTGCCAGCGCTGCTTCCACCTGCACTGCCACCTGCCCGCCCTGCAGGATGTGCCCAG CCCCGAGTGGACGTgtttgctgtgccaggagctgccctcACCCAGCCTGGACGTGGAGCAGGGACCCCCCCACAAAATGAGCCCCCTGGACCAGCAG AAGTGCGAGTAcgtcctgctggagctgctgtgccacgAGCCCTGCCGGCCCCTCCAGCGCCTCTCTAGCTCCCCG GACAGCCGGGACGCCATCGACCTGACGCTGATGCGGGCGCGGCTCCAGGAGAAGCTGAGCCCCCACTACCGGAGCCCCGAGGAGTTCGCCCGGGACGGCTGGCGGCTGCTCCGGCAATTCCATCAGCTCACCGAG GACAAGGCAGACGTTCAGTCCATCCTGGGGCTCCAGCGTTTCCTCGAGAGCCGCCTCAGCACTGTCTTTGGAGACCAAAAGTTCTCGCGGCTCCTGGTGGATCCCGAGGAATCCCTggagctgtccccaggatgCTGA